From a region of the Emcibacteraceae bacterium genome:
- a CDS encoding thymidylate synthase has translation MKQYLDLARRIRDEGIKKEDRTGTGTKSVFGHQMRFNLADGFPMVTTKKLHLKSIIHELLWFLAGDTNIKYLKENGVRIWDEWADENGNLGPVYGHQWRSWPTPTGETIDQISNLIHMIKNNPDSRRLIVSAWNVADVDHMALPPCHCLFQFYVAGGKLSCQLYQRSADVFLGVPFNIASYALLTMMIAQVCDLGVGDFVHTFGDAHLYLNHMEQIDLQLGRDPLPLPTMAINPDVKSIFDFKFDDFELQNYQAHPHIKGVVAV, from the coding sequence ATGAAACAATATCTTGATCTCGCGCGGCGCATTCGCGATGAAGGCATCAAAAAAGAAGACAGAACAGGAACGGGAACAAAAAGTGTGTTTGGTCATCAGATGCGCTTTAATCTGGCGGATGGTTTCCCGATGGTGACAACCAAAAAGCTCCATCTTAAATCGATAATTCATGAACTGTTGTGGTTTTTGGCCGGGGACACCAATATTAAATATTTAAAAGAAAACGGCGTGCGGATCTGGGATGAGTGGGCTGATGAAAATGGTAATCTGGGTCCTGTTTACGGGCATCAGTGGCGGTCTTGGCCAACCCCGACTGGCGAGACAATTGATCAGATTTCCAATCTTATCCATATGATAAAAAATAATCCTGACAGTCGTCGTCTGATTGTCAGCGCGTGGAACGTGGCCGATGTTGACCATATGGCGTTGCCGCCATGCCACTGTCTGTTCCAGTTTTATGTGGCGGGCGGGAAACTGAGCTGTCAGCTTTATCAAAGAAGTGCCGATGTGTTTCTTGGGGTCCCCTTTAACATTGCATCATATGCTCTTCTGACGATGATGATTGCGCAAGTGTGCGATCTGGGTGTTGGTGATTTTGTCCATACATTCGGTGATGCCCATCTTTATTTAAATCATATGGAGCAAATTGATCTGCAGCTTGGCCGAGATCCGCTTCCGCTTCCGACCATGGCGATAAACCCTGACGTCAAAAGCATTTTTGATTTTAAATTTGATGATTTCGAGCTGCAGAATTATCAGGCTCATCCCCATATCAAAGGGGTGGTTGCAGTCTAA